The nucleotide sequence CTTTATAGGGCCCATATTTAGAAGATAATATCACATTAGCAAAATATGAGTGAACTAGATGAGGATAAACTGGCCAAAGACAGGCTATGTGACAAAATTAGGTAAGAAGGCAGACTTCAGTAGAGTAGCTTTGAAAGTTTAGTTTATCTAAGTCTAATTTGATACtaagcattttttaaactttaaaagtcTAATTTATCTGTAACAGTGACAAggaagttttgtttcattttaagaaatttaTTATTATCCTCAAGAGAAGTGTTTAAATTCATGTTAAAATGATACTAAAGCAGCAATGTCttttaatagagaaaaatatacagaaaatgatttCCCATCTGATATTTTAATTCATTACAATTTGCTCTTCCAAAATGGCTTTAGGGAACAAATATACCAGGGGACTTTACCTGAAAGGTATAGTACACAGGTCACTTAAATAATTTATGAAAGGAAAAGTGAGAGATCAGGATATACTCACTCTTAGAACCAGTCATATATTGGGGCACGTATAACTGTATAGCAGGCTATCACTGTGTGTAATATGTTATTCTAAGTATATTCTACTCTGCACTCTTATCTGTCCTCACAATCTAACTATGACAATCTGGGCAATATATTTAAACAGACTTATGATTATggtttctgggttgttttttccACACTAAAATGAGACACATAGTGACAAATGGGATACTGGGAAAGTGAAAACAGAGCAGATGTAActcttctgtaaaatggggaaTCTAACTTTTATATGAACTATGAGAAGCACAGTATGAGTCAAATAAAATCTCTcaattataaaacatttattttagtgaAACAGATTACTTGAAGCATCTAACATTATAGcaaagttttataaaatataagaagGAAGGTAAAACCTaatcaaaagaggaaagaaatgtttCTGATAGTTTTAATCCACTTCCTCCCTCAAAGCaaggaaagatggagagaatAGTAGATATTTACCTTGATCACTGGACTCTCTTACATAAGGCTTAAGATGGGACATTTTGATTGGCCTTTTGAGTCTAGTCCCAGTATTGTCTCTCAGGACAGCACACCCATTTTCTGTAATATAGTCGATGACACAAGGACCAACCCATTCAGACTGAAAGCGACCATCCTTCCACcaatttttcctttgtcttaaaaCTTCATGACCCACTTTTAAATGGAATGGGTTTAActgctttggtttctttttaacaacaatcTTGTTTTTATTCAGTTCATCCAAATTGTTGTCCTCCATCTGTAAGTACAATAAAGATAAATGGGATGAAAACTCTATTGTAATGGAAGCTATTTATTGTGATAATCCCAAATAATACCAAAGTGTAGGCataatttcagtattttaaaacaGCATTTCGAAAGCAGTTTTAGTACCCTTATTTTTGACAGGAGGAAAACTGACATAGGTTAAGTAATTTTCCAGTCCAACTACCAGAAAGTAGCAACAGTATAGATTTGACTccagcttttagttatttttctactACTGGCTCTCAGAATTTCATAGCTTATAAGCATACTATTTAAGGTGAGCAAAGTTGATAAATAAAGATATTTAgaggtatatatttatatatacattatgcATATGTACTTGCATGCATATATATCCTGACACTTAAAGAGTATCACTTTTTAAGAGCTTACAGTTTTCATTTTAAACAGAATCACCTGGCCCACTGATGCAGTCTTATTCTCCATTATTTTATTAGCTTCCACTTCTTTAATTGCATCTAGAATTCTGGAAAATGTACTTGCATTATCATCATCCACTTCATGAAGACTATCTGAAGTTTCTGGCATATTAGGATTTCGATTAAACATCTGAAAATATGGTGTATTTTTTGTTGGCtcctattttaagaaaaatgaacaaattttgCAATGAGACATTTGTCTAGACAGAGCTTGCAAGTAAAAGCTGCATAAAAGGGTACATAcctcctggaattcatttcgataAGTATTGTTTTATATGGCcagatacacatagctattgagactaTGTGAACCTCTCCTAAgtctatcctcctttggtctcactctgtgtgaatgcctagagacctgtgtaatttatcatgtcccagtgtatttatttttcttttaccagaGTGTGtctatttgtagatttataggcatattctagttactacaaatgaaaCCATGTaacttctgtttctttgggtctgctctactttgcttaatataattttttctaagtctttctatttccttgcgAATGAGGCAgcatcattttttctgatggatgtgtagaatttcattatatatattttttgaccCGtttgtccactgaagggcatctggtttgattccataACTTAGCTATGGTAATCAATTAtgcgatgaacacagttgtgctggtagctttagtgtggccttgtttgtggtctattggataaatatcCAGGAGTGgaatagctgggtcatagggaagctccatGTTTAGTCTTAGAGGAACCTCCACACCACTCTTTAGAGGAGTAAAGCAAGTTTACAGTCCCAACAGTGtcatagagttcccttttggctacagcAAACCAttgtcagcatctgttattgttagttttcttgacaatggcccttcttactgaggtgaggtagaatctcaatgttcttttgacttgcatttcttttatggcaagacATGTTGAACAGTTCTTTATGTGTCTGTTGGtcattcttcttctgagaagtctctcaaGTCTTTAGGCTCATTTGTTAATTAGGTCGTTTCTTTAAgagtttattttgggggggacctgagtttttttctttgttgctgttttgttttcatttccttctgcCTTGTTTGTTCTTCCAGAGGGTAAGTAGgcagtacagaaatggtgggataaagagtgaacaaatgcagcagtgctactcactagacactgttgaaaatgaactctacaacttgtagatgagaatgggagagaaaacctgggagagggatggaaggggtgacattgttcaaagagaaatgtattctttctctaacacatgtaactgtaactcctctgtacatcacctttacaataacaataaatacatgaaaaaaaaaagtcacataccAAGTGAGTGATATTGAAAGCAAATGAAACAGTTGACAGGTGCTCATCCCAGTTGGTCGGGTGCTCAGTACAGTGCTTGGAGAGAAATGTTTTGATTGTGCTAGGTGTGCTTTCAGATGGGTTAATAGTTCCAGAGCCATGAGAAATTATAATCTGCTTTGTACCAAACAATCCATACAGTTCAATATTgatctaaaaaataataaagtttaaaattttgtattattctattgatttttaaaaactcttccaAAGAACTTCAGTCTTGTTTTTTGACTCACTGTAGCCATTCAACTAAAAATttcctatatttatttataacaacTGTACAGATTGAGTTCTTACTATGCACTGGTCAATATACtattgttggggacagctgtgcctttaagagggacaGCCGGCTttagcccctcccctctccttccatcttcaacaggaagagaagcccttgCCCCTGGGGTGTCTGATGGCCGGGACCCCAGCCTTGGGggcctgtggtctccgcccatagaggaagtcccctgacatcacttgagggacagcccttgtggccaaccagtggcccctctcctgtgctcgcccttgggggtatatctgttggctcctcacgtgaataaaccagaacgccccagaggctttctccgggactgCCATGCGCccatgtctttccttgggctggcggcgCAACCAAACGCCGAGGCTGCCTTGGGACCCCACTTCCTCGATTAATCCCAACTGGCCAGGGGACATGAGAGAGCGAGAAAGGATCCCACAcagaagaggcagacaagcccgGGAACCCctcccacgtggatgggggggggggggtagagagaAGCCGGGCAAATTTGTTTGTCATATACAATTAAACAATAAATGGTCgccaaataaattttttttgggggggtggggattgaacccagggcattccacttactaggcaagtgctttgccactgagttacatcctagCCCACCAAATAAATTTGGGACTATAATATCTAGatgtgaaatttttttcttccatttttctttcctatggtttatcccctgttgtcactgttttgacttctttaccctgtgtattgtatatacgtttatctgcattagggaagggaaggggaacatcaaaatggtgaggcaaaggatgaagagtgaaccaatgcaacagtgctactcacaagacagtatgttggaaatactCAGGagtagggggagagagaaaaatgagggagagggtgacaagTATGAcaagtatgtaactgtatatcatttaaccaataaaattaaattaaaaaatgaaaaaaaatctcgaTTTCATCATGCTATGTTTGTCATAGAATGGACAGGTAACTTAAGTCTCCTGCAATGAAACAAGATAATATTAAGATATAAGTGCCTACCAATCACAGGAAAATGATAGAGCTGAAACTTGTTGGACACATTAATGAAATTAAGGATATCATAAATGGAAGATCTAAGTAGTCTTCCCCCAAACTGGACTGTCTTCCCTATTTCCTTACACAGATAATACTATATCAGAAAAGGCAAGCAAGGTTatactgcattaaaaaaatacattcatatCTTGGTGGTTGGCTCAAGATAAATTTTACTTAGTGCATGTGCAAAACTGGCTATAAGTCTGGGCGCCTCTCCAAGGTATGTGTTCCCTTTAAGTACTTTAATTGCCAATTCTAGATGAGCTGAgccattatatattaaaatattccatCACGTGGCTAGAAACATAATTTTTGGATAATTTGGTTGTTTTCCATTTTGCTCATATAAATAGCTctattttaaatagtaaaatagcattctttaaaaaaagattccCCTGGTGCTAAGAATTAATCCAAGGGCCTcaagaatttctttttgttttgttcttttgttttttggtgggttgtggggcttgaacttgggacatggatgctgtccctgagctccttcactcaaggctggtgttctaccactttgagccacagcgccactaatAAGAATTTCTGTATTAGACAGTTTAACACtgctctcactcaaggctggtgttctaccactttgagccacagcgccactaatAAGAATTTCTATATTAGACAGTTTAGCACTGCTCTATAGCCTCATCCCAAGCCATACTTCTATACTTAGATGTTTTAATTAGCATAAGTTTTTTAAAAGCATTGctttttgtatatcacctttataataacaattaaaaatcaaGGATTGCTAACTAAAGGACAAAATACACGTAAGGCTCTTAGTGGATCACTGGCAAATTTTGCTCTACAAAACAGTTTCAAGATACAGTGCTACCAATATAACCGGATCAACTTGTTTTTTTGGTATTAATTATTCTTACTCTTTGCTTATGTAAATGCAAAATACAGTGTTGCATTTTTTTTAGTgctatggagcttgaactttttTCCATGCTTAAAATTTCTATTTCctcttgaaaattatatttttgctttttactaAATTTATTAGCACTTTTTTGTCAAAGGgtttatgttgtttttttaaaatctatttcttaGCCTTTATGATTTGGTTATTTTACTACGTAATGCTATATATTTTACTACATATGTTCCTCTTTTTTATGCAGACAAATTTGGTGTTCTCCATTGAAACTTATATTGCTATTTCTAAGCTGTCTATATGCAAGAACAAGAGGAAATTACAGTTTttcaattataaataaaatgctttatCTGAAATTATGCTTAATTCTAAAGACtacagaaataaattaaaaattgttgTCCAACTAGTAACGAGTATATTAGATAATTTTTCCCTCCTATACTCACTTGTATACTTGTTCACTTTGTTTGCTTGATACTTTCCCTCCTACACCATTTTATCACTTCAACTCATTGCCAAACTCTGCCACGTTAGCAACTGATGTCGATATAGGTAGTGTCAACTAGGTCACTACAGCTCTGTTTCAACACTGGATCAACCTGTAATTCTTGTGATGATTTCATATctttatagaaataatttttattttagccaATGTAAAAAAAGCCATTTTTACATAAAACTCAGTGGGAAACAAGAAATAAGGATGAGTTTCCAGTAGGTACTTGTTAGCAAGATACTAGTTATttaatagtgaaaaaaaatatgtattttttatttggtgctgaggactcaaactaTGCAGAACTTCCTATGCTCTTTACTTAAACTTTCTAtgctctttacttgacttaaaTCCCTGACTAAAATGTCTACATCCTAATCAGTTGCTGGAAGAGTTGGCATTGCAGGTCTGAGACTGCTATGCTTTGGTACGCCACATAAAACTTTGGCTCTTGGCTAGTGTCTAAGAAATTGATTCTTCTTCCGACCAGAAGGGTTTTCAACCATTCTTTAACAGATAAGAACACTCATTTCCCAAACAGTTTACACCAATAAGGTTGTCTATGTTCAATACTTTTCCTTCTGAGAGTTTTGAATATCAGGCAGAAGGTGCCTGTGTGAACAGATAGCAATAAAATCTCTAGGCACTGCGTTCACAGTGAATTTCTCTTGTTGGCAACATTCCATACGTGCTGTCTTAAATAACTGCTGGAGAAATTAAACACATCCATGTGTAGCTCTAGTGGACGCTtgcacttgattttttttggtctggattTCTATACATATACCTTTTGTGTTTTCTGATTCTTTGTATCCTTTCACTGAGTAAacctttttttactttcttttaatttttaagattatATTATAAacgtgatgtgcagaggggccaCAGTtacaggtaatgagcacatttccttttgaacagtgtcatcctctccctcattctcttccagcttttcccctcccaacttcccttccTCTCAAGGTATATAGTTgatttcaacagtgtctagtgggtttcactgctgaattggcttACCTTTTGCCCTGCCGTTTCTAGACTGTCCTtcaccctccccaaatcagataaacttatatacaa is from Perognathus longimembris pacificus isolate PPM17 chromosome 22, ASM2315922v1, whole genome shotgun sequence and encodes:
- the Gin1 gene encoding gypsy retrotransposon integrase-like protein 1 isoform X4, which translates into the protein MGPFHKSHQSHEYAIIMTDLFTKWVVLLPLRDTSASEISKAILNVILLYGLPQKIIMDQSDDFIQQINIELYGLFGTKQIIISHGSGTINPSESTPSTIKTFLSKHCTEHPTNWDEHLSTVSFAFNITHLEPTKNTPYFQMFNRNPNMPETSDSLHEVDDDNASTFSRILDAIKEVEANKIMENKTASVGQMEDNNLDELNKNKIVVKKKPKQLNPFHLKVGHEVLRQRKNWWKDGRFQSEWVGPCVIDYITENGCAVLRDNTGTRLKRPIKMSHLKPYVRESSDQDSLYLLQGSIVADHDYIGFPEIPVGAYQANILVEDTIGVVDNELLTSSKDHELLEYRNSKISPLIGDHRTLEKQTFNLLDSSNQVLEYLS